GCGGCCGCGGCAGGGAACAGCAGGGCGAGGGCGGCGAGGGCGAGGCGGCGGATGGTCATGGCGGATCGGGCCGGAGGGAGGGACGGATGCTGTCGGTCCTCTCAGGGTCGGCCGGTCCACCCTCCGCTTGAGCGCGCCGTCAGGTCGTGACGGATCGGGTGAGGTCCCGGGAGTCACGGGAGGTGGAGCAGTGCCGATACTCCGCGACGACCCCTCACCCACACCCGCGCCTCGATCCCTCCCTCCGCTCGAGCGCACCCGGGCCGACGTCGAACAGGGCCATCTGCCGACCACTCGACCCACATGGATCGCCGAGCATGTCGCGGCGATCCCCAGCATCACCGCCGGCATCGCCGAGGCGGCACAACGGCAGAGCCACGAGATCGGACAGGTGGATCAGTCGGTGGACGCCGTGCGTGCGATCGCGCCGCAGTCGGTCGCGCAGCAGTCGGCCGCGGCGGAGGAGGAAGAGGCGGCGGCCAACCAACTGGCCGCGCGATCCGTGGAGCTGCGCGAGATGGTCGCGCGGTGCCAGCTGGAGGAACACGCGTCAGAGCCCGATGTCCGTGGCACCGCGGGCCTCCCGCGTTCGCTCAGCTCCGCGCGATCCGCAGCTCCTCGACGTCGACGTGCGCCGGTCGGGTGACCGCCCACAGCACCGCGTCGGCGATGTCCTCGGCGCGCAGCATCTCGTGCCGCGAGGGCAGGTGCGCCGTGGTATCCGGCTCGTGCGGGTCCCAGATCGCCGTGTCGGTCGCCGACGGTGAGATCAACGACGCGCGGATCCCGGTCCCGCGCGTCTCGGCGCGGAGCGTCTCGTGCACGGCCCGCACCGCGTGCTTGGAGGCGGCATAGGCGGCGTTGGACGGGAAGATGTTGCGGTCGGCCACCGACCCGATCGTGACCACATGCCCCGCGGCGCGCGCGCGCATCGCGGGGAGGAGCGCGCGCGTCAGGCGGAGCGGAGCCGCGACGTTGAGGGCGAGCGCGCGGTCCAGCTCGGCGTCACCCACCGCTTCCATGGCCGACATGGGGAAGCTCCCGGCGGCGTGCACGAGGATGTCGGGGGCGGCGCCCAGGACCTGCTGCGCCGCCTCAGCGACCCGCTGCGCCGCCGTGGGCTCGGCGAGGTCGCCGGGCAGCCCGACCGCGCCATGCCCGATCTCGCGCGCGATGACCTGCAAGGGCCCGTCACGCCGCGAGACCAGCACGCAACGCGCCCCCGCCGCGCCGAGCGCGCGCGCGCACGCCTCGCCGATCCCGCGCGACGCGCCCGTGACGAGCGCGGTCCGGCCGGCGAGCGGGAGCGGCGCGGTCACGTCAACGCCGTCCGACGGACGAACCGTAGGCGAGGCTCAGGAACTCGTCGCGCGTCTTCGCGTCGTCCTTGAACGACCCGCGCAGCGCGGAGGTGATGGTGCGCGACGACTGCTTCTCCACCCCGCGCATCATCATGCAGAGATGCTCGCACTCGATCACGACGCCCACGCCGGCCGGCTGGAGCACGTCCTGGATCGCCTGGGCGACCTGCTCGGTGAGCCGCTCCTGCACCTGCAGGCGGCGCGCGAAGACCTCGACGATGCGCGGGAGCTTGGAGAGCCCGACGATCTTGCCGTTCGGGATGTAGGCCACGTGCGCCCGTCCGAAGAAGGGCAGCATGTGGTGCTCGCACATCGAGTAGAGCTCGATGTCGCGCACCATCACCATCGAGGCGTGCTCCTCCTCGAAGACCGCGTCGCCGACGACGTCGGCGACGTCCATCGCGTAGCCGCGCGTGAGCCAGCTCATCGACTTCGCCACGCGCTCCGGTGTCTTGAGCAGCCCCTCGCGATGCGGGTCCTCGCCGATGATCTCCAACTCGCGCCGGATGATGTTCTCGAACTCCAGCATGCGGTCGCCGCGGATCGGCGGATCGGCCTCGAACTGGTCACTTCCCGAGATGGGCTTCGCCATAGGATGCGCCGCCTCAGCGGCCGTCGTACTCGACATACTGGTTCTCCGTCTCCCAGAGCTTGAGCTTCGCGAGTCGCGCGGGCGCGACGGCGGGCGCGAGGACGCGCCAGCATGCGAGTACAAGGTTCTCGGTGGACGGAATGGTTCCCTGCATGAACGGGACGTCGAGATTCAGGTTCTTGTGGTCGACGACGTCCACGATCTCCCGCTCCGCGACCGCCTTCACGTCCCGGAGGTTCACGACGAACCCCGTCTCGGGGTCCACCTCACCCTCGACGGTCAGTTCCAGGACATAGTTATGACCGTGCCAGTTCGGATTGTTGCACTTGCCGAACGTGCG
This window of the Gemmatimonadota bacterium genome carries:
- a CDS encoding SDR family NAD(P)-dependent oxidoreductase: MTAPLPLAGRTALVTGASRGIGEACARALGAAGARCVLVSRRDGPLQVIAREIGHGAVGLPGDLAEPTAAQRVAEAAQQVLGAAPDILVHAAGSFPMSAMEAVGDAELDRALALNVAAPLRLTRALLPAMRARAAGHVVTIGSVADRNIFPSNAAYAASKHAVRAVHETLRAETRGTGIRASLISPSATDTAIWDPHEPDTTAHLPSRHEMLRAEDIADAVLWAVTRPAHVDVEELRIARS
- the folE gene encoding GTP cyclohydrolase I FolE — translated: MAKPISGSDQFEADPPIRGDRMLEFENIIRRELEIIGEDPHREGLLKTPERVAKSMSWLTRGYAMDVADVVGDAVFEEEHASMVMVRDIELYSMCEHHMLPFFGRAHVAYIPNGKIVGLSKLPRIVEVFARRLQVQERLTEQVAQAIQDVLQPAGVGVVIECEHLCMMMRGVEKQSSRTITSALRGSFKDDAKTRDEFLSLAYGSSVGRR
- a CDS encoding 6-carboxytetrahydropterin synthase, which gives rise to MPIVSITRIVRFNAAHRVYNPAWDDERNRRTFGKCNNPNWHGHNYVLELTVEGEVDPETGFVVNLRDVKAVAEREIVDVVDHKNLNLDVPFMQGTIPSTENLVLACWRVLAPAVAPARLAKLKLWETENQYVEYDGR